One window of the Bombus pyrosoma isolate SC7728 linkage group LG5, ASM1482585v1, whole genome shotgun sequence genome contains the following:
- the LOC122567353 gene encoding zinc finger protein 83 isoform X1 encodes MCARLLACPLCSQPGFLTLDALRAGLISVATRPLTCPVCNEVLLGIDKLTIHLFSHTINLSNNNTTESLKHTNIITSTHNPPIINNLESITFQDWNMSKIQITDSNKLSQNNLNIQNSLISSQSLQNTKDEASILNPEVSIQNQNSLNHISQITFPQNSICGNKEIHTLQRNKEIESEKLPQQMLQETIKVDYATQYFDHQNVKNVKFVQNYPETEYENVQTFKNWIEDQHCEQSNKEVADKMERSVDKPCSNEQMIITNKFPNTISTCTNIPLEEANDKNIQEDSSVVCNKRQNESLEHNEILPQLKLIKTLSTKQKTERCNICGFHFPDHNILLLHKQLIHMINEKDLNVMPENLLKNYSCHLCSKVFNMRGSLMVHMRVAHMGYNLGSLVRGGQIELILNENKFSCPTCGKKFKKEQHVMQHLKTHEAKQWECDICNKMFTTKYFLKKHKRLHSGEMPYKCNICNKTFTFQQSYHKHRLYHKDDKPYTCTTCGRSFKELSTLHNHERIHTGEKPFACETCVITNNLIWIFLFCNVCITMFCSLLYLLQILLIFRNACFLGKCFRQRVSYLVHRRIHTGVMPYKCTTCGKSFRYKVSQRTHKCPAQQTGNVQQTNIMDQKSVNLPDIQGIHNDICKTQKDFLKENQTMLDTVNNEENKYVLIINTQGQHLLTKESNIEKIQTIANTNITNKKQKLEECTGTNNDNEKTGNMWKSDIPNSPIFKKPFDTCKAIQSKNEKPFQEDTHDFFSMVMSPLENGLSSPTAEMEHLRVSSPTQKGDISKSYDTFRNTAHIMEMNMFNADIEQSFSSADNNVNNLQTINEESLKQLLYSINEK; translated from the exons ATGTGTGCAAGACTTTTAGCATGTCCTTTGTGCTCACAGCCAGGTTTTTTAACATTGGATGCATTGCGAGCAGGATTAATAAGCGTAGCAACACGACCTCTTACATGCCCTGTGTGTAATGAAGTATTGCTTGGTATTGATAAGCTTACTATTCATTTATTCAGCCACACTAttaatttaagtaataataatacaacagAGTCATTGaaacatacaaatattattaccaGTACTCATAATCCaccaataataaataatttagaaagtaTTACTTTTCAAGATTGGAATATgtctaaaatacaaattacagattcaaataaactttcacagaataacttaaatattcaaaatagtTTAATATCTTCGCAAAGTCtgcaaaatacaaaagatGAAGCTTCAATTTTGAATCCAGAAGTTTCTattcaaaatcaaaattcattgAATCATATATCTCAAATTACATTTCcacaaaattcaatttgtgGAAATAAAGAGATACATACACTTCaaaggaataaagaaatagaGTCAGAAAAACTGCCTCAACAAATGTTACAAGAAACAATAAAAGTAGATTATGCTACACAGTACTTTGATcatcaaaatgttaaaaatgtaaaatttgtacaaaattatcCTGAAACAGAATATGAAAATGTccaaacatttaaaaattggaTAGAGGATCAACACTGTGAACAATCAAACAAAGAAGTAGCAGACAAAATGGAAAGATCTGTCGATAAACCTTGTAGTAATGAACAAATGataataacaaacaaatttccaaacaCTATAAGTACATGTACCAATATACCATTGGAAGAAGCTAATGATAAGAATATACAAGAAGATTCATCTGTTGTATGTAATAAAAGACAAAATGAAAGCCTTGAACATAATGAGATATTACCTCAattaaaacttataaaaacattatcaACGAAACAAAAGACTGAGCGTTGCAATATATGTGGTTTTCATTTTCCTGATCataatattttgcttttacATAAGCAATTAATACATATGATCAATGAGAAAGATTTAAATGTTATGCCTGAAAATTTACTTAAGAATTATTCATGTCATTTATGCTCTAAAGTATTTAACATGAGAGGTAGTTTAATGGTGCATATGCGAGTGGCACATATGGGATATAATTTAg GTTCTTTGGTCAGAGGTGGACAAATAGAACTCATacttaatgaaaataaatttagctGCCCCACATGtggaaaaaaatttaaaaag gaaCAACATGTAATGCAACATTTAAAAACACATGAAGCTAAACAATGGGAATGTGATATATGcaataaaatgtttacaacgaaatattttctaaaaaaacataaaagatTACATTCAGGAGAAATGCCTTATAAGTGCAACATATGTAATAAAACGTTTACTTTCCAGCAGTCATATCATAAACATAGATTATACCATAAAGATGATAAACCTTATACATGTACAACTTGTGGCAGatcatttaaagaattatCTACTTTGCATAATCATGAACGAATTCATACAGGAGAAAAACCTTTTGCATGTGAAACATGTG TTATTACTAACAATTTAATATGGATTTTTCTGTTCTGCAATGTATGTATAACAATGTTTTGTAGTTTATTATATCTACTACAAATACTGCTTATATTTAGAA atGCTTGCTTTTTAGGAAAATGTTTTCGTCAACGTGTTTCATACTTGGTTCATCGTAGAATTCACACAGGTGTAATGCCTTATAAATGCACAACATGTGGAAAAAGCTTCAGATACAAG GTAAGTCAAAGAACTCATAAGTGCCCAGCACAACAAACAGGAAATGTACAACAAACAAATATCATGGATCAGAAGTCAGTAAATTTGCCAGATATACAAGGTATACACAATGATATATGTAAAACTCAAAAGgattttttaaaggaaaatcaAACGATGCTAGATACTGTaaataatgaagaaaacaaatacgtgttaataataaatactcaAGGTCAGCATCTTTTAACAAAAGAGTCTaacattgaaaaaatacaaactattgcaaatACTaacattacaaataaaaaacagaAGTTAGAAGAATGTACAGGGACAAACAATGATAATGAAAAAACAGGGAATATGTGGAAATCTGACATTCCTAATAGTCCTATATTTAAGAAACCCTTTGACACATGTAAAGCAATACAATCAAAAAATGAGAAACCATTTCAAGAAGATACACATGATTTCTTTTCAATGGTAATGTCTCCCCTTGAAAATGGACTATCTTCACCCACTGCTGAAATGGAACACTTAAGAGTATCATCCCCCACACAAAAAGGAGATATATCAAAATCTTATGATACTTTTAGAAATACAGCACATATCATGGAAATGAATATGTTTAATGCTGATATAGAACAAAGTTTTAGCAGTGCAGATAACAAcgtaaataatttgcaaactATTAACGAAGAATCATTGAAACAACTACTGTATAGTATTAATGAGAAATGA
- the LOC122567353 gene encoding zinc finger protein 83 isoform X2 yields MCARLLACPLCSQPGFLTLDALRAGLISVATRPLTCPVCNEVLLGIDKLTIHLFSHTINLSNNNTTESLKHTNIITSTHNPPIINNLESITFQDWNMSKIQITDSNKLSQNNLNIQNSLISSQSLQNTKDEASILNPEVSIQNQNSLNHISQITFPQNSICGNKEIHTLQRNKEIESEKLPQQMLQETIKVDYATQYFDHQNVKNVKFVQNYPETEYENVQTFKNWIEDQHCEQSNKEVADKMERSVDKPCSNEQMIITNKFPNTISTCTNIPLEEANDKNIQEDSSVVCNKRQNESLEHNEILPQLKLIKTLSTKQKTERCNICGFHFPDHNILLLHKQLIHMINEKDLNVMPENLLKNYSCHLCSKVFNMRGSLMVHMRVAHMGYNLGSLVRGGQIELILNENKFSCPTCGKKFKKEQHVMQHLKTHEAKQWECDICNKMFTTKYFLKKHKRLHSGEMPYKCNICNKTFTFQQSYHKHRLYHKDDKPYTCTTCGRSFKELSTLHNHERIHTGEKPFACETCVITNNLIWIFLFCNVCITMFCSLLYLLQILLIFRNACFLGKCFRQRVSYLVHRRIHTGVMPYKCTTCGKSFRYKVSQRTHKCPAQQTGNVQQTNIMDQKSVNLPDIQGIHNDICKTQKDFLKENQTMLDTVNNEENKYVLIINTQEVRRMYRDKQ; encoded by the exons ATGTGTGCAAGACTTTTAGCATGTCCTTTGTGCTCACAGCCAGGTTTTTTAACATTGGATGCATTGCGAGCAGGATTAATAAGCGTAGCAACACGACCTCTTACATGCCCTGTGTGTAATGAAGTATTGCTTGGTATTGATAAGCTTACTATTCATTTATTCAGCCACACTAttaatttaagtaataataatacaacagAGTCATTGaaacatacaaatattattaccaGTACTCATAATCCaccaataataaataatttagaaagtaTTACTTTTCAAGATTGGAATATgtctaaaatacaaattacagattcaaataaactttcacagaataacttaaatattcaaaatagtTTAATATCTTCGCAAAGTCtgcaaaatacaaaagatGAAGCTTCAATTTTGAATCCAGAAGTTTCTattcaaaatcaaaattcattgAATCATATATCTCAAATTACATTTCcacaaaattcaatttgtgGAAATAAAGAGATACATACACTTCaaaggaataaagaaatagaGTCAGAAAAACTGCCTCAACAAATGTTACAAGAAACAATAAAAGTAGATTATGCTACACAGTACTTTGATcatcaaaatgttaaaaatgtaaaatttgtacaaaattatcCTGAAACAGAATATGAAAATGTccaaacatttaaaaattggaTAGAGGATCAACACTGTGAACAATCAAACAAAGAAGTAGCAGACAAAATGGAAAGATCTGTCGATAAACCTTGTAGTAATGAACAAATGataataacaaacaaatttccaaacaCTATAAGTACATGTACCAATATACCATTGGAAGAAGCTAATGATAAGAATATACAAGAAGATTCATCTGTTGTATGTAATAAAAGACAAAATGAAAGCCTTGAACATAATGAGATATTACCTCAattaaaacttataaaaacattatcaACGAAACAAAAGACTGAGCGTTGCAATATATGTGGTTTTCATTTTCCTGATCataatattttgcttttacATAAGCAATTAATACATATGATCAATGAGAAAGATTTAAATGTTATGCCTGAAAATTTACTTAAGAATTATTCATGTCATTTATGCTCTAAAGTATTTAACATGAGAGGTAGTTTAATGGTGCATATGCGAGTGGCACATATGGGATATAATTTAg GTTCTTTGGTCAGAGGTGGACAAATAGAACTCATacttaatgaaaataaatttagctGCCCCACATGtggaaaaaaatttaaaaag gaaCAACATGTAATGCAACATTTAAAAACACATGAAGCTAAACAATGGGAATGTGATATATGcaataaaatgtttacaacgaaatattttctaaaaaaacataaaagatTACATTCAGGAGAAATGCCTTATAAGTGCAACATATGTAATAAAACGTTTACTTTCCAGCAGTCATATCATAAACATAGATTATACCATAAAGATGATAAACCTTATACATGTACAACTTGTGGCAGatcatttaaagaattatCTACTTTGCATAATCATGAACGAATTCATACAGGAGAAAAACCTTTTGCATGTGAAACATGTG TTATTACTAACAATTTAATATGGATTTTTCTGTTCTGCAATGTATGTATAACAATGTTTTGTAGTTTATTATATCTACTACAAATACTGCTTATATTTAGAA atGCTTGCTTTTTAGGAAAATGTTTTCGTCAACGTGTTTCATACTTGGTTCATCGTAGAATTCACACAGGTGTAATGCCTTATAAATGCACAACATGTGGAAAAAGCTTCAGATACAAG GTAAGTCAAAGAACTCATAAGTGCCCAGCACAACAAACAGGAAATGTACAACAAACAAATATCATGGATCAGAAGTCAGTAAATTTGCCAGATATACAAGGTATACACAATGATATATGTAAAACTCAAAAGgattttttaaaggaaaatcaAACGATGCTAGATACTGTaaataatgaagaaaacaaatacgtgttaataataaatactcaAG aAGTTAGAAGAATGTACAGGGACAAACAATGA
- the LOC122567369 gene encoding follicle cell protein 3C-1-like → MNPVFLLSILYFLSASADQIKIKVLNDTLKIVTTEFPIGCACGIFLSGQFKKNGKESPTGEPAILHDLPGAFSCTPTGNKLCTNKCLETIIKHLPNSPKILCNSIKYDCHKERAYLFIKNCNSGWINTNLSAGREYCCKDGTPYKCPVY, encoded by the exons aTGAATCCGGTATTTCTGTTATCAATTCTCTATTTCTTATCTGCATCAGCagatcaaattaaaataaaagttttaaatgaTACTCTTAAAATTGTAACTACTGAATTTCCAATTGGTTGTGCTTGTGGAATTTTTTTAAGTGgacaatttaaaaagaatggTAAAGAATCACCTACAGGAGAACCTGCTATTCTTCATGATTTGCCTGGAGCATTTTCATGTACTCCAACTGGAAATAAACTGTGTACAAATAAATGCTTGGAAACT ATTATTAAACATCTGCCAAACAGTCCTAAAATACtatgtaattcaataaaatatgacTGTCATAAGGAAAGg gcttacttatttattaaaaactgtaACAGTGGATGGATTAACACTAATCTCTCTGCTGGAAGAGAATATTGTTGTAAGGATGGCACACCATACAAATGTCcagtatattaa
- the LOC122567884 gene encoding uncharacterized protein LOC122567884, with amino-acid sequence MFTSKKQLIKRTGKSSIGRYDFLKLLATEFKTTKSKEAKEQVLANLANFAYDPINYGYIRQLQIIDLFLHALSENNLKLVRFAVGGICNVCADPINKLYILRNQGICLLTPLLSSQDEDIILSVITSLIFLITPDYKSEVTTELIGKISDLSNHESNRIKNLTAIFLNDCTEMKDKVEKEVVKKLYIIIQLWSKMKFSKPFFKLLKRYVQRYCTGPSDVVNTMKVGNEISVFKTVTKDDILNFAKLTGDYNPIHFVSSNNLVHGALLNGLVSGVLGTKMPGPGTIVVGQTFTFPAPCYAGDIIEIKVQIVSIRKIMKCEYICIANGKKIVLKGNAKLIKKL; translated from the exons ATGTTTACTAGTAAGAagcaattaataaaacgtaCTGGGAAAAGTTCTATTGGTCGTTATGATTTCTTAAAACTTTTAGCTACAGAATTTAAGACCACTAAATCTAAAg AAGCAAAGGAACAAGTGTTAGCAAACCTTGCCAATTTTGCTTATGATCCTATCAATTATGGATACATAAGACAACTACAAATAATTGATTTGTTTCTTCACGCTTtgtcagaaaataatttaaaattagtaCGTTTTGCAGTAGGAGGTATTTGTAATGTATGTGCCG atccaataaataaactatacATTTTACGTAATCAAGGCATTTGTCTATTAACACCATTACTTTCTTCACAAGATGAAGATATCATACTTTCAGTAATTActagtttaatatttttaattacccCTGATTATAAGAGTGAAGTAACAACtgaattaattggaaaaatatctgATTTGTCAAATCATGAAAGTAATCGTATTAAAAACTTAacagcaatatttttaaatgactGCACTGAAATGAAGgataaagttgaa aaagaagtagttaaaaaattatatattataattcaattgtGGAGTAAAATGAAGTTCTCAAAGCCATTCTTTAAGTTGTTAAAAAGGTATGTGCAAAGATATTGTACAGGACCTTCAGATGTTGTAAACACTATGAAAgttggaaatgaaatatcagtTTTTAAAACAGTTACCAAAGATGATATactaaattttgcaaaattaacgGGTGATTATAATCCAATACATTTTGTGTCATCAAATAATCTTGTTCATGGTGCTCTACTCAATGGCTTAGTATCAGGAGTACTTGGTACAAAAATGCCAGGCCCAGGAACCATAGTAGTTGGACAAACCTTTACATTTCCAGCACCATGTTATGCTGgagatataatagaaataaaagtgcAAATTGTTTCTATAAGAAAAATCATGAAATGtgaatatatttgtattgcaaatggaaaaaaaatagttttaaaagGAAATGCAAAACTTAtcaaaaagttataa
- the LOC122567354 gene encoding dolichyl-diphosphooligosaccharide--protein glycosyltransferase subunit STT3B isoform X1: MLPNRTSITNTRKDMFPDKKSTSKQMKTSTLTNAAGLSSLITFTVLLLAWISGFASRLFAVIRFESIIHEFDPWFNYRATAYMVQHGFYNFLNWFDERAWYPLGRIVGGTVYPGLMITSGSIHYILHSLNIPVHIRDICVFLAPIFSGLTAISTYLLTKEIWSAGAGLFAACFIAIVPGYISRSVAGSYDNEGIAIFALQITYYLWVKSVKTGSIFWASMTALSYFYMVSAWGGYVFIINLIPLHVFALLIMNRFSNRLFTSYTTFYILGLLLSMQIPFVGFQPIRTSEHMAAGGVFGLLIFVATLRYLRTVLTKSEMKYFGGVVAVTAGILLFILICLTYAGVIAPWSGRFYSLWDTGYAKIHIPIIASVSEHQPTTWFSFFFDLHILVTTFPVGLWYCIKRINDERVFVILYAISAVYFAGVMVRLMLTLTPVVCMLAGIAFSDLLELFFKEEDNERNDRSNNGSEEESEEERERSPGRSLYDKAGKLRRMRHERPRGNGDGLGVNLRNGVVIGAFVLMMMFTLHCTWITSNAYSSPSIVLASYSNDGGRAILDDFREAYYWLAQNTPTDARIMSWWDYGYQIAGMANRTTLVDNNTWNNSHIALVGKAMSSNESAAYEIMTSLDVDYVLVIFGGMIGYSGDDVNKFLWMVRIAEGEHPQDIRESDYFTEKGEFRVDSEGSPTLLNSLMYKLSYYRFGKVKIDYRSPSGYDRTRNAEIGNKNFQLTYLEEAYTTEHWLVRIYRVKKPNEFNRPSIPISKRIVARNANSYVSKKTPRRKKGYIKGRPTIIKGQKPQRKTT; this comes from the exons atgTTGCCAAATAGAACATCCATTACAAATACTAGAAAAGATATGTTCCCTGACAAGAAATCGACGTCTAAGCAAATGAAAACTTCTACGTTAACAAACGCCGCTGGTCTTAGTTCTCTTATTACTTTTACTGTTTTGCTACTTGCTTGGATCTCAGGATTTGCTTCTCGGTTATTCGCGGTTATACGTTTTGAAAGTATCATACATGAATTCGATCCCTG GTTTAACTACAGAGCTACAGCATATATGGTACAACATggattctataattttttaaattggttTGATGAAAGAGCATGGTATCCGCTGGGTCGTATTGTAGGTGGAACTGTTTATCCTGGATTAATGATAACATCTGGatctatacattatatattacattctttaaatatcCCAGTGCATATAAGAGACATTTGTGTATTCTTAGCTCCAATATTTAGTGGTCTTACAGCCATTTCTACGTACTtattaacaaaagaaatatgGAGTGCAGGAGCTGGTTTATTTGCAGCGTGTTTTATTGCAATTGTACCTGGTTACATTTCAAGATCTGTAGCAGGAAGTTATGACAATGAAGGCATTGCCATTTTTGCACtacaaattacatattatctGTGGGTTAAATCAGTTAAAACTGGCTCTATTTTTTGGGCTTCTATGACTGCTCTGTCCTACTTTTATATGGTATCTGCATGGGGTGGTTatgtttttatcattaatttaattccacTTCATGTTTTTGCATTATTGATCATGAATCGATTCAGTAATCGTCTTTTTACAAGTTACactacattttatattctggGTCTTTTATTGAGTATGCAAATACCATTTGTTGGTTTTCAACCAATAAGAACATCAGAACACATGGCAGCTGGAGGTGTGTttggattattaatttttgtggCAACTCTCAG atacCTAAGAACTGTACTTACAAAATCTGAAATGAAATACTTTGGCGGAGTGGTTGCAGTTACAGCTGgtattcttttgtttattttaatatgtttgaCTTATGCCGGTGTTATTGCACCTTGGAGTGGAAGGTTTTATTCACTTTGGGATACTGGTTATGCAAAGATACACATTCCAATAATAGCATCTGTTTCTGAACATCAACCTACAACATGGTTTAgctttttctttgatttacACATTCTTGTTACAACGTTTCCTGTGGGCTTGTGGTACTGCATTAAACGTATCAATGATGAACGTGTTTTTG TTATATTGTATGCTATAAGTGCTGTTTATTTTGCTGGAGTAATGGTGAGGCTTATGCTCACTTTAACTCCAGTTGTTTGTATGCTTGCTGGAATTGCATTTAGTGATcttcttgaattatttttcaaagaggaagacaatgaaagaaacgatcgaagtAATAATGGAAGTGAAGAAGAAagtgaagaagaaagagaaagaagtcCTGGTAGATCACTCTATGATAAAGCTGGTAAACTTCGTAGAATGAGACATGAGAGACCTAGGGGTAATGGAGATGGATTAGGTGTTAATCTTCGAAATGGTGTTGTCATTGGTGCATTTGTATTAATGATGATGTTTACACTGCATTGTACTTGGATTACAAGTAATGCATATTCTAGCCCTTCGATTGTTTTGGCATCATATAGTAATGATGGAGGTAGAGCTATTCTAGATGATTTCAGAGAAGCTTATTATTGGTTAGCACAAAATACACCTACTGATGCTAGGATTATGAGTTGGTGGGATTATGGCTATCAAATTGCTGGAATGGCTAATag aaCTACGCTTGTGGACAATAACACTTGGAATAATTCACATATAGCTCTAGTTGGAAAAGCAATGAGCTCAAATGAAAGTGCTGCTTACGAAATTATGACATCATTAGATGTAGATTATGTATTAGTTATTTTTGGAGGAATGATTGGATATTCCGGAGATGATGTTAATAAGTTCCTTTGGATGGTACGAATTGCTGAAGGCGAACATCCACAAGATATTCGTGAAAGTGATTATTTTACTGAAAAAGGAGAATTTCGCGTGGATTCGGAAGGTTCACCTACCCTTTTGAATTCACtaatgtataaattaagtTACTATCGATTTGGGAAAGTAAAGATTGATTATCGATCGCCCTCTGGTTATGATCGTACGCGTAACGCcgaaataggaaataaaaatttccagttAACATATTTGGAAGAAGCCTACACGACTGAACATTGGCTTGTTAGAATTTACAG GGTGAAAAAGCCAAATGAATTTAATAGACCAAGCATTCCAATATCTAAACGAATTGTTGCACGAAATGCTAATTCATATGTTAGTAAAAAG ACACCACGTCGCAAGAAAGGTTATATAAAAGGCCGGCCAACTATTATTAAAGGACAAAAACCTCAACGAAAAACTACGTAA
- the LOC122567354 gene encoding dolichyl-diphosphooligosaccharide--protein glycosyltransferase subunit STT3B isoform X2: MLPNRTSITNTRKDMFPDKKSTSKQMKTSTLTNAAGLSSLITFTVLLLAWISGFASRLFAVIRFESIIHEFDPWFNYRATAYMVQHGFYNFLNWFDERAWYPLGRIVGGTVYPGLMITSGSIHYILHSLNIPVHIRDICVFLAPIFSGLTAISTYLLTKEIWSAGAGLFAACFIAIVPGYISRSVAGSYDNEGIAIFALQITYYLWVKSVKTGSIFWASMTALSYFYMVSAWGGYVFIINLIPLHVFALLIMNRFSNRLFTSYTTFYILGLLLSMQIPFVGFQPIRTSEHMAAGGVFGLLIFVATLRYLRTVLTKSEMKYFGGVVAVTAGILLFILICLTYAGVIAPWSGRFYSLWDTGYAKIHIPIIASVSEHQPTTWFSFFFDLHILVTTFPVGLWYCIKRINDERVFVILYAISAVYFAGVMVRLMLTLTPVVCMLAGIAFSDLLELFFKEEDNERNDRSNNGSEEESEEERERSPGRSLYDKAGKLRRMRHERPRGNGDGLGVNLRNGVVIGAFVLMMMFTLHCTWITSNAYSSPSIVLASYSNDGGRAILDDFREAYYWLAQNTPTDARIMSWWDYGYQIAGMANRTTLVDNNTWNNSHIALVGKAMSSNESAAYEIMTSLDVDYVLVIFGGMIGYSGDDVNKFLWMVRIAEGEHPQDIRESDYFTEKGEFRVDSEGSPTLLNSLMYKLSYYRFGKVKIDYRSPSGYDRTRNAEIGNKNFQLTYLEEAYTTEHWLVRIYRVKKPNEFNRPSIPISKRIVARNANSYVSKKLKSWGGGH, from the exons atgTTGCCAAATAGAACATCCATTACAAATACTAGAAAAGATATGTTCCCTGACAAGAAATCGACGTCTAAGCAAATGAAAACTTCTACGTTAACAAACGCCGCTGGTCTTAGTTCTCTTATTACTTTTACTGTTTTGCTACTTGCTTGGATCTCAGGATTTGCTTCTCGGTTATTCGCGGTTATACGTTTTGAAAGTATCATACATGAATTCGATCCCTG GTTTAACTACAGAGCTACAGCATATATGGTACAACATggattctataattttttaaattggttTGATGAAAGAGCATGGTATCCGCTGGGTCGTATTGTAGGTGGAACTGTTTATCCTGGATTAATGATAACATCTGGatctatacattatatattacattctttaaatatcCCAGTGCATATAAGAGACATTTGTGTATTCTTAGCTCCAATATTTAGTGGTCTTACAGCCATTTCTACGTACTtattaacaaaagaaatatgGAGTGCAGGAGCTGGTTTATTTGCAGCGTGTTTTATTGCAATTGTACCTGGTTACATTTCAAGATCTGTAGCAGGAAGTTATGACAATGAAGGCATTGCCATTTTTGCACtacaaattacatattatctGTGGGTTAAATCAGTTAAAACTGGCTCTATTTTTTGGGCTTCTATGACTGCTCTGTCCTACTTTTATATGGTATCTGCATGGGGTGGTTatgtttttatcattaatttaattccacTTCATGTTTTTGCATTATTGATCATGAATCGATTCAGTAATCGTCTTTTTACAAGTTACactacattttatattctggGTCTTTTATTGAGTATGCAAATACCATTTGTTGGTTTTCAACCAATAAGAACATCAGAACACATGGCAGCTGGAGGTGTGTttggattattaatttttgtggCAACTCTCAG atacCTAAGAACTGTACTTACAAAATCTGAAATGAAATACTTTGGCGGAGTGGTTGCAGTTACAGCTGgtattcttttgtttattttaatatgtttgaCTTATGCCGGTGTTATTGCACCTTGGAGTGGAAGGTTTTATTCACTTTGGGATACTGGTTATGCAAAGATACACATTCCAATAATAGCATCTGTTTCTGAACATCAACCTACAACATGGTTTAgctttttctttgatttacACATTCTTGTTACAACGTTTCCTGTGGGCTTGTGGTACTGCATTAAACGTATCAATGATGAACGTGTTTTTG TTATATTGTATGCTATAAGTGCTGTTTATTTTGCTGGAGTAATGGTGAGGCTTATGCTCACTTTAACTCCAGTTGTTTGTATGCTTGCTGGAATTGCATTTAGTGATcttcttgaattatttttcaaagaggaagacaatgaaagaaacgatcgaagtAATAATGGAAGTGAAGAAGAAagtgaagaagaaagagaaagaagtcCTGGTAGATCACTCTATGATAAAGCTGGTAAACTTCGTAGAATGAGACATGAGAGACCTAGGGGTAATGGAGATGGATTAGGTGTTAATCTTCGAAATGGTGTTGTCATTGGTGCATTTGTATTAATGATGATGTTTACACTGCATTGTACTTGGATTACAAGTAATGCATATTCTAGCCCTTCGATTGTTTTGGCATCATATAGTAATGATGGAGGTAGAGCTATTCTAGATGATTTCAGAGAAGCTTATTATTGGTTAGCACAAAATACACCTACTGATGCTAGGATTATGAGTTGGTGGGATTATGGCTATCAAATTGCTGGAATGGCTAATag aaCTACGCTTGTGGACAATAACACTTGGAATAATTCACATATAGCTCTAGTTGGAAAAGCAATGAGCTCAAATGAAAGTGCTGCTTACGAAATTATGACATCATTAGATGTAGATTATGTATTAGTTATTTTTGGAGGAATGATTGGATATTCCGGAGATGATGTTAATAAGTTCCTTTGGATGGTACGAATTGCTGAAGGCGAACATCCACAAGATATTCGTGAAAGTGATTATTTTACTGAAAAAGGAGAATTTCGCGTGGATTCGGAAGGTTCACCTACCCTTTTGAATTCACtaatgtataaattaagtTACTATCGATTTGGGAAAGTAAAGATTGATTATCGATCGCCCTCTGGTTATGATCGTACGCGTAACGCcgaaataggaaataaaaatttccagttAACATATTTGGAAGAAGCCTACACGACTGAACATTGGCTTGTTAGAATTTACAG GGTGAAAAAGCCAAATGAATTTAATAGACCAAGCATTCCAATATCTAAACGAATTGTTGCACGAAATGCTAATTCATATGTTAGTAAAAAG TTGAAATCGTGGGGTGGGGGACATTAA